A genome region from Macadamia integrifolia cultivar HAES 741 unplaced genomic scaffold, SCU_Mint_v3 scaffold652, whole genome shotgun sequence includes the following:
- the LOC122069575 gene encoding uncharacterized protein LOC122069575: protein MRQHRNSILEIKGSNGVVVDDPSLITNEAVKFYKNLFGAKQEDVGLCPSDILLRGTLSIDQQEMLEKTDSSEEIMKVVFAMKSTKAPDGFGASFFKHSWEIVEEDLTIVVKWLFRNAFMPSSINATFLYLIPRSNQRTSFARFRPFALCNIF from the coding sequence ATGAGACAACATAGAAATAGCATTCTAGAAATTAAAGGAAGCAATGGAGTTGTTGTGGATGATCCTAGTCTTATAACGAATGAGGCTGTTAAATTTTATAAGAACCTGTTTGGGGCTAAGCAAGAGGATGTGGGATTATGTCCTAGTGATATCCTTTTGCGTGGTACCCTTTCCATTGACCAGCAAGAGATGTTAGAAAAAACTGATTCTAGTGAAGAGATCATGAAGGTTGTGTTTGCTATGAAGAGCACAAAGGCTCCTGATGGGTTTGGTGCTAGTTTCTTCAAACACTCTTGGGAAATTGTAGAAGAGGACCTTACAATTGTTGTCAAGTGGCTTTTTAGAAATGCTTTTATGCCATCATCTATTAATGCTACTTTTCTCTACCTAATCCCTAGGTCAAATCAGAGGACATCATTTGCTAGGTTTAGGCCTTTTGCATTGTGCAATATCTTTTAA